One Mangifera indica cultivar Alphonso chromosome 4, CATAS_Mindica_2.1, whole genome shotgun sequence genomic region harbors:
- the LOC123214389 gene encoding AAA-ATPase At4g30250-like: MKINIECASRERILFTNNGHASYELGWVSVPFRHPSAFQTLALEPELKKQIMDDLTAFSNGKEFYHRVGRAWIRGYLLYGVPGSGKSSLTAAMVNYLCYDVYDLELTKVTDNSELRALLIQTTNRSIIVIDDIDCSVDLTADRMWKKRSHPSRKHKESGCKNGRVTLSGLLTFTDGLWSCSGEEKIIVFTTYHRENVDPALVRCGRMDVHVSLGTCGMHAFKFLAKNYLVVDCHGLFDVVESSIMSGGGLTPAQIGEVLLRNRGDVDIAMKEVVAAMRRMILGGGSQREVIDCDDMTVVRSPESVLVTGSPENWDSSPGKNGGKKRSNSKVYFFLRLRSLTKSDSGRRVV; encoded by the coding sequence ATTAATATTGAGTGTGCGTCTCGTGAGAGGATACTGTTCACTAATAATGGCCATGCTTCCTACGAGTTAGGCTGGGTTTCCGTTCCATTTCGTCACCCTTCTGCTTTCCAAACCTTAGCACTTGAACCTGAACTCAAGAAGCAGATAATGGATGATTTAACCGCGTTTTCTAATGGCAAAGAGTTTTATCACAGAGTTGGACGCGCTTGGATACGTGGTTATTTGCTTTATGGGGTTCCAGGATCCGGAAAATCAAGTCTAACTGCTGCCATGGTTAACTACCTTTGCTATGACGTATATGATCTTGAGCTCACTAAAGTTACAGACAATTCAGAGCTGAGAGCATTGCTCATACAAACTACAAACCGTTCAATAATTGTAATCGACGATATAGACTGCTCCGTTGATCTAACGGCTGACAGAATGTGGAAGAAAAGATCACATCCGTCAAGAAAGCACAAGGAGTCTGGATGTAAGAATGGAAGGGTTACACTTTCAGGGTTGTTGACTTTTACCGATGGTCTATGGTCATGCTCTGGAGAAGAGAAAATCATAGTGTTCACCACATATCATAGAGAGAATGTGGATCCAGCACTAGTTAGATGTGGGCGAATGGACGTGCATGTAAGCCTTGGGACATGCGGGATGCATGCCTTCAAGTTCCTAGCCAAGAACTATCTTGTAGTGGATTGTCATGGATTGTTTGATGTAGTAGAGAGTAGCATAATGTCAGGTGGAGGCCTAACACCAGCTCAGATTGGGGAGGTTTTATTGAGAAACAGAGGTGATGTTGACATCGCAATGAAGGAGGTAGTAGCGGCAATGCGAAGGATGATTTTAGGAGGTGGAAGTCAGCGAGAGGTGATAGATTGTGATGATATGACGGTAGTAAGATCTCCGGAAAGTGTGTTGGTAACAGGATCGCCGGAGAATTGGGATTCGTCGCCGGGAAAGAATGGAGGAAAGAAGAGGTCAAACTCAAaggtatatttttttctaaggtTAAGATCTTTGACCAAATCCGATTCTGGCAGAAGAGTTGTATGA